Proteins encoded by one window of Gouania willdenowi chromosome 4, fGouWil2.1, whole genome shotgun sequence:
- the cbarpb gene encoding voltage-dependent calcium channel beta subunit-associated regulatory protein, with amino-acid sequence MSNESTIWNILPENSTDVPYEAEGERGSYVLLLAIFLVGTLIFISIFLIIFHRCFRRGQCCERASDDPEKSNATYMEESQPTHEITIRVDESDCLSMASSHDQETERFLTTGPTGRRVSFNEAALFDHGKKTQEKGRRYTLTEGDFHHLKNARLTNLNIAPPALKIITIHECDSAENTIAVTTRPVAKSALSIFQPALCPLPHTALTSLSVSPSCALPGDALNSVANTSFHSNAVSASTKEIEMMGVGPGGRASPASVREAVTVGNIPPVAGSGTGSQRPVMQFLTKLRRHASLEGASPYLKIKKWKLDSSQRASSLDTRGSPKRRPFQRQRAASESMDQDDNDTHHIDLIQYIARTQDIPYCPTQPTIRSLSPPCTSPPSLGRLEVEVMVEPSCSHGGPGVIGLSPDPQDEGLSVARRDGANPDEPIQSQDTQSLYRDIWSLRATLEEYAASDQSSNNDRHSVCSDADSVCSLGGRADSERGELPSYASQDLGDEAEGGEDDKAFCVYVDEKLGLSEGRSRKNESTPSERGGSDGESGTRRLIQMDSGYASIEAPYRGPEEVRLLGSISPQNRTAHEKRHRFTSAGRTDTIGESFESSFFEEEPDEEILLGASGGVSTEAEAGSLSWFPYGQMLTPRGAAQPPPPHTLTLHQRDYSIDEKTDALFHEFLRHDPQFDQQESPHRKHRSRIQLRKQWQRHKQWSDPGVRHLHSSFERQRTPLRRGQSVNYPLETSYQSMLPRIVSGPDEETSEGTASNPDTPKKEPRTPKDREKDQPQGGPTATSTSPSTLPPSFIENVGVLDDQPDLQEETKQSMRPTETLEELLPSQLPDSSGYGPQTISAELTDKLTATLDERLYTGLRRTKDTPAECVTVTAAHTSPDHSPV; translated from the exons ATGAGCAATGAGTCTACCATCTGGAACATCCTACCAGAAAACTCTACC GACGTCCCTTATGAGGCTGAGGGTGAGAGAGGCAGCTATGTTCTCCTCCTCGCCATCTTTCTGGTAGGAACGCTGATCTTCATCTCGATCTTCCTCATCATTTTCCATCGCTGCTTTCGAAGAGGACAGTGCTGTGAGAG GGCAAGCGATGACCCAGAGAAAAGCAATGCCACCTATATGGAGGAGTCTCAGCCCACCCATG AAATCACCATCAGGGTGGACGAGTCCGACTGCCTGTCCATGGCCAGCTCCCATGACCAGGAGACGGAGCGGTTCCTCACCACGGGCCCGACGGGACGCCGCGTCTCCTTTAACGAGGCTGCGCTCTTCGATCATGGAAAGAAGACCCAAGAGAAAGGCCGCAG ATACACTCTGACAGAGGGAGATTTTCACCACCTAAAGAACGCTCGGCTCACTAACCTCAACATAGCTCCCCCGGCACTCAAAATCATCACCATCCACGAGTGCGACTCTGCTGAGAACACCATCGCCGTGACAACACGACCCGTGGCAAAATCTGCACTTTCCATCTTTCAG CCGGCTCTCTGTCCCTTACCACATACAGCACTGACCAGCCTGAGTGTCAGTCCCAGCTGTGCCCTCCCTGGAGATGCTCTCAACTCTGTGGCCAACACCAGCTTCCACAGCAACGCTGTGTCTGCCAGTACCAAGGAG ATTGAGATGATGGGAGTCGGACCCGGAGGCAGAGCCAGCCCTGCCAGTGTCAGGGAGGCAGTGACGGTGGGGAACATTCCCCCTGTTGCTGGGAGCGGCACAGGGAGCCAGAGGCCAGTGATGCAGTTTTTGACTAAATTGCGACGCCATGCCAGCCTGGAGGGGGCCAGTCCATACTTGAAGATAAAGAAATGGAAGCTGGACAGCAGCCAGAGAGCCTCAAGCCTGGACACTCGAG GCTCTCCAAAGAGGAGGCCATTTCAACGCCAACGAGCCGCAAGTGAAAGCATGGACCAGGACGACAACGACACGCATCACATCGACCTCATTCAATACATAGCCCGCACCCAGGACATCCCTTACTGCCCCACTCAGCCCACAATACGCAGCCTCTCACCTCCTTGCACGTCTCCCCCTTCCCTCGGCAG ATTAGAGGTGGAGGTGATGGTGGAGCCCAGCTGCAGCCATGGAGGGCCGGGGGTAATTGGCCTGTCTCCTGATCCTCAAGATGAAGGACTGTCCGTGGCGAGAAGAGATGGTGCGAATCCCGACGAACCCATTCAATCACAGGACACTCAATCACTTTACAGAGACATCTGGTCACTACGCGCAACCCTGGAAGAGTACGCTGCATCTGACCAGAGCAGCAACAATGACAGACACtcggtctgcagtgatgctgaCAGTGTTTGTTCACTTGGTGGACGTGCTGACTCAGAAAGAGGCGAACTCCCCAGTTATGCTTCACAGGATTTAGGGGATGAGGCAGAGGGTGGAGAAGATGACAAAgcgttttgtgtgtatgtggatGAGAAGTTAGGATTGAGTGAAGGACGAAGCAGGAAAAATGAAAGCACACCATCGGAGCGAGGAGGCAGCGATGGAGAAAGTGGAACTCGTAGATTGATACAGATGGACAGTGGCTACGCATCCATAGAGGCGCCGTATCGAGGGCCAGAAGAAGTGCGACTGTTAGGCAGTATTAGCCCTCAAAACAGAACAGCCCATGAAAAACGGCACCGTTTCACCAGTGCAGGCCGAACCGACACCATTGGGGAAAGCTTTGAGTCAAGTTTTTTTGAGGAGGAACCAGATGAGGAAATCTTATTAGGTGCGAGTGGAGGCGTTTCCACTGAAGCGGAAGCTGGTTCGCTCAGCTGGTTTCCATATGGCCAGATGCTCACACCTCGAGGGGCTGCGCAGCCCCCACCGCCGCACACACTGACTCTACACCAACGAGACTACAGCATCGACGAAAAGACGGATGCGCTCTTCCATGAGTTTCTACGACATGACCCTCAGTTTGACCAGCAGGAGTCGCCCCATAGGAAGCACCGATCCAGGATCCAACTCCGAAAGCAGTGGCAGCGGCACAAACAGTGGAGCGACCCTGGTGTCAGACATCTCCACTCCTCTTTTGAGAGACAGCGGACACCACTGCGTAGGGGTCAAAGTGTCAATTACCCTCTGGAAACAAGCTACCAGAGCATGTTGCCTCGCATCGTCAGCGGTCCTGACGAGGAGACCAGCGAGGGGACCGCCAGCAACCCCGACACTCCAAAGAAAGAGCCCAGGACCCCTAAGGACAGGGAAAAGGACCAACCACAGGGAGGTCCCACAGCCACTTCCACTTCTCCTTCAACTCTTCCTCCATCCTTCATAGAAAATGTTGGAGTACTTGATGATCAGCCTGACCTTCAGGAGGAAACTAAACAATCCATGCGACCTACAGAAACACTGGAAGAGCTCTTGCCCTCTCAGCTGCCGGATTCCTCAGGCTATGGTCCACAAACCATCTCAGCAGAGCTCACCGATAAGCTCACCGCTACCTTGGACGAGCGGCTGTACACGGGTCTCCGCAGGACCAAGGACACACCTGCGGAGTGTGTGACAGTGACAGCCGCACACACTTCTCCAGACCATAGCCCAGTGTAG